The region TTGAGGACTAGAAACAAGCCCAACAGCCAACAGAGATTGCACAAGCGGTTGATATATTTTCAGCACGAAACAATTCGTCAAAATTCATTTTAAACAAAAAGAACCTTCCATCGTCAGATGGAAGGTTCATTTGTGTGAATCACACTGGTCTGAATGTCTGTTGCCCGAACCACATGGCGCTGGCCATACTGGTTCTACGGTCACTGAGACCGTCTTTACCCCCTCAAACACTCAGAGAGATCAGTGCAGACGCAGCCATTCACGCGCTTCACGCAGAGCACAAGCAACATCATCCTTGGACATTTCCGAAGACAGTTCCTGACGATATTCCGCAGCTTCCGATTTGCCTTTCAGAGCGGCAAGATTGAACCACTTGTGAGCCGTTACCAGATCCGTTACGCCTTCGCG is a window of Coralliovum pocilloporae DNA encoding:
- a CDS encoding sel1 repeat family protein; protein product: MARMDFGGIEHAGIGADATAEIFFQLGLTYSTGREGVTDLVTAHKWFNLAALKGKSEAAEYRQELSSEMSKDDVACALREAREWLRLH